A window of Bacteroidota bacterium contains these coding sequences:
- a CDS encoding cystathionine gamma-synthase, with protein MENQNAFGTRAIHAGQEPDPSTGAIMTPIYQTSTYVQERPGKHKGYAYARGKNPTRVALEKCIASLENAKHGLCFSSGQGAEDAIIKLCRPGDEVIATDDLYGGSYRMFTKIFEHFGIVFHFVNMHDAAEIKKHINAKTKMIWVETPTNPLMKIIDIRACAQIANEHKLILVVDNTFASPYLQNPLDMGASIVVHSATKYLGGHSDVVMGALCTNDDKLHEELAFIANSCGATPGPMDSFLVLRGLKTLHVRMDRHCSNGKAIALFLKGHPKVDKIHWPGFPDHPNHEIAKKQMRDFGGMISFTLKGNSMEEAFDMASRTKVFSLAESLGGVESLIGHPASMTHASIPKEIREKSGVLDSLLRLSVGIEDINDLIEDLRQAIG; from the coding sequence ATGGAAAACCAAAACGCATTCGGTACCCGTGCAATTCATGCCGGGCAGGAACCTGATCCTTCAACGGGGGCTATCATGACTCCTATTTATCAGACTTCGACATATGTACAGGAGAGACCCGGAAAACACAAAGGATATGCATATGCACGTGGGAAAAACCCAACACGTGTAGCTCTTGAAAAATGTATTGCGTCTCTTGAAAATGCCAAACACGGATTGTGTTTTTCCAGCGGTCAGGGAGCCGAAGACGCGATTATAAAATTGTGTCGCCCCGGAGATGAAGTGATTGCTACGGATGATTTATATGGCGGATCCTACCGGATGTTCACAAAGATTTTTGAGCATTTTGGAATTGTGTTTCATTTTGTGAACATGCACGATGCCGCTGAAATCAAAAAGCACATCAATGCAAAAACGAAAATGATATGGGTGGAAACGCCGACGAATCCGCTCATGAAAATCATTGATATCCGGGCTTGTGCTCAGATTGCCAATGAACACAAATTGATTCTTGTTGTCGACAATACCTTTGCATCTCCGTACCTTCAGAATCCACTGGATATGGGAGCAAGCATTGTTGTTCACTCCGCGACAAAATACCTGGGCGGACATAGTGATGTGGTGATGGGCGCATTGTGTACCAACGATGATAAATTACATGAAGAACTTGCTTTCATTGCCAACTCCTGTGGGGCGACACCCGGACCGATGGATAGTTTTCTTGTTCTTCGTGGTTTAAAAACATTGCATGTGCGGATGGATCGACACTGCAGCAACGGAAAAGCCATTGCTCTTTTTCTGAAAGGTCATCCCAAAGTAGATAAGATCCACTGGCCCGGTTTCCCCGATCATCCCAATCACGAAATCGCGAAAAAGCAAATGCGTGATTTCGGGGGTATGATCTCTTTTACGCTAAAAGGCAATTCAATGGAAGAAGCCTTTGACATGGCTTCCCGTACAAAAGTCTTTTCACTGGCTGAATCTCTTGGTGGGGTTGAATCCCTGATCGGACATCCTGCTTCCATGACCCATGCATCAATTCCTAAGGAAATCAGAGAGAAATCCGGGGTATTGGACTCACTTCTCCGCTTAAGCGTCGGAATTGAAGATATCAATGACCTTATTGAAGATCTGCGTCAGGCTATCGGTTGA
- a CDS encoding PKD domain-containing protein codes for MKKLLLAFVISASIVWSVNGQERKTCATNEVYQEAIQKHPEILLQQQELEQFTARYAQEHSAQRNSAGGTLFIIPVVFHIIHNYGPENISDAQVYDAVRIMNTDYSKQNADTASVVPAFANNIANCQIEFRLANIDPQGNCTNGIDRVVSNLTMNADDNAKLNPWPHQNYLNIWVINTFSSAHANAAAYAYYPGAANPISKDGIIARYDYVGSIGASSQTNSRTLTHESGHCLNLAHPWGSTNQPGVACGDDNVSDTPETQGWTSCNLTGSICNPPIIENVQNYMEYSYCDVMFTEGQKTRMHAALNSSVGSRSNLWTPANLAATGTDGSPIQVCVPITDFEADNITVCAGGTVNFHDLCWNGDPTSWSWDFPGGTPSTSTDSFPAVVYATAGTYDVTLTSSNSAGTSSYTRTAYIRVSGAPSLNIPYSDGFEVATTFPGTDGYLYNPDNATTWTRVTTAASAGTASIRINNYTNTSGATDQWVMPAFDFSNVTLPSMTFKVANAQRNSSSTDELRVAGSNNCGRTWNYRYTKSGTSLSTAGIVSTSFTPNANQWRQESVNLNPFALKPNVRIMFENNSDRGNNTYIDEINIIGTLVGVDEVEEIELGFALYPNPSAGNTTVQFLLNRGQDVQLNVLDVTGRLVTNILNENLNAGLHEFKIPEQPAGIYFVDLVAGGKRHVRKLVISE; via the coding sequence ATGAAAAAATTATTACTTGCTTTTGTCATATCAGCCAGCATCGTCTGGAGTGTAAACGGACAAGAAAGAAAAACCTGCGCGACCAATGAAGTTTACCAGGAAGCAATTCAAAAGCATCCTGAAATATTATTACAGCAGCAGGAACTCGAACAATTTACCGCACGTTATGCTCAGGAGCACTCGGCTCAACGCAACTCCGCGGGTGGAACACTTTTCATCATTCCGGTTGTATTTCACATCATTCATAATTATGGTCCGGAAAATATTTCCGATGCACAGGTGTATGATGCCGTTCGCATCATGAATACGGATTATAGCAAACAGAATGCGGATACAGCGAGTGTTGTACCTGCTTTTGCAAATAATATCGCCAATTGCCAGATCGAATTTCGTCTTGCAAATATTGACCCGCAGGGAAATTGCACAAATGGAATCGACCGTGTAGTATCTAATCTCACAATGAATGCGGATGACAATGCTAAATTGAATCCATGGCCTCATCAAAATTATCTCAATATCTGGGTGATTAATACCTTTTCCTCCGCGCATGCCAATGCGGCAGCTTACGCATACTATCCCGGTGCTGCAAATCCTATAAGCAAGGACGGAATCATTGCACGCTATGATTATGTTGGAAGCATTGGAGCAAGCAGTCAGACAAATTCAAGAACACTCACACATGAATCAGGACATTGCCTCAACCTCGCCCACCCATGGGGAAGTACAAATCAGCCGGGTGTTGCATGTGGTGATGATAATGTTTCTGACACTCCTGAAACACAGGGTTGGACATCTTGTAATCTGACCGGTTCAATCTGCAATCCTCCGATTATTGAAAACGTTCAGAATTACATGGAATATTCTTACTGCGATGTAATGTTTACTGAAGGACAGAAAACGCGAATGCATGCAGCCCTGAATTCTTCCGTTGGTTCCCGTTCCAACCTTTGGACACCAGCAAATCTTGCAGCGACCGGAACAGATGGTTCACCAATACAAGTATGTGTGCCAATTACAGATTTTGAAGCCGACAACATTACTGTCTGCGCCGGAGGTACTGTAAATTTCCACGATCTCTGCTGGAACGGTGATCCTACATCCTGGTCATGGGACTTCCCTGGTGGAACACCTTCGACTTCTACTGATTCTTTTCCTGCTGTAGTTTATGCCACTGCAGGAACTTACGATGTTACTCTTACTTCATCCAATTCCGCCGGTACAAGTTCATACACACGTACTGCATATATCCGTGTCTCCGGAGCACCGTCTTTGAATATTCCGTATTCGGATGGTTTTGAAGTAGCGACTACTTTCCCGGGAACTGATGGTTATCTGTACAATCCGGATAATGCGACTACATGGACCCGTGTAACTACCGCTGCAAGTGCAGGAACCGCTTCCATTCGTATCAATAATTACACAAATACCAGCGGAGCCACTGATCAGTGGGTGATGCCGGCTTTCGATTTCTCGAACGTAACATTACCGAGCATGACATTCAAAGTTGCAAATGCCCAACGAAACAGTTCTTCAACGGATGAATTGCGTGTGGCCGGATCGAACAACTGTGGACGAACATGGAATTATCGTTACACAAAATCCGGAACAAGTTTGTCGACTGCAGGGATTGTGAGTACTTCTTTCACACCAAATGCAAATCAGTGGAGACAGGAATCCGTCAATCTGAATCCTTTCGCTTTAAAACCAAACGTGCGTATCATGTTTGAAAATAACAGCGATCGAGGCAACAACACTTATATCGATGAAATAAATATCATAGGCACATTGGTCGGAGTTGATGAAGTGGAAGAAATTGAATTGGGATTCGCCTTGTATCCGAACCCAAGTGCGGGCAATACAACTGTTCAGTTTTTACTTAACCGGGGCCAGGATGTTCAACTCAATGTTTTGGATGTGACCGGACGATTGGTTACCAATATCCTGAATGAAAACCTGAATGCCGGTTTACATGAATTCAAGATTCCGGAGCAGCCGGCAGGTATATACTTTGTTGACCTGGTTGCAGGGGGAAAACGACATGTTCGTAAGCTGGTTATCTCGGAATAA